GTCAAAGCGCGTCGGAGCGGTCAGATTTCGTTCGGCGTCGTAGATGACGATCTCGCGGTTGAGCTTGCCGTTGGTCGACAGCGTCGCAGGATTGACCGCGCGAACTGCTGCAAGCTGGCGCTTGGTTCGGGCGACGTCTTCGGCGCGGGCCTGCTGGGCCGGCTTGGGATCGAACGTGCGGCGGAGGCGGGCCTTGTCGCCCTTGTCGAGACCGAGGCTCGTGGCGAAGCCGGGCGAATTCTCGACTGTCTCTTCGAATATCTTGTCGAACAGGGCATTCAACTTGGCGTCGCCGGGCGCTGCCGCGGTCTCAGCTTTGGCGGGCTTGGCCTTGAGGCTGAAGGGAAGTGCGAAGGCGGTGGCGCTGGCAGTCGACAGGAACGAGCGGCGGTCCATGAGAAAGTCTCCATAGGGCGTTTGGCCGGAGACTAAGGGTCATGGCGAAGCGGGCAACCGCCGTTCGTCGATTTTTCGGCGTCGTCCGTCGGCCGTTCAAGCCCCGAGCTGATACTGCTTCATCAAATCGTAGAGCGTCGGACGGCTGATCCCGAGCAGCTTGGCAGCGCCGGAAATGTTATTCTCCGTTCGGGTAAGCGCCTGGTGGATCGCGCGGCGGTCGGCGACCTCTCGCGCAGCGCGCAGGTTGATCGGCATGGCCCCGACGTCTTTTTCCTCTGCCGTGGCGAGGTCGAGATCGGCAGCAGTAATAAGCTTGCCGTCGGCCATGATCACCGCGCGCTTCACTCGGTTTTCGAGCTCACGGACATTACCGGGCCAGCTATGCCGGTCGATCGCCTCGGCGGCGTCAGGGGCAATGCCCTGAACGCTGGGATTGAGCTCGCGCGCGAAACTGTTGACGAAGTGACGGGCGAGCAGGATCGCGTCGCCCGGCCGCTCGGCCAGCGAGGGTATGGGGACCACAATCTCGGCGAGGCGATAGTAAAGATCCTCGCGAAAGCGGCCGTCCGCCTGCATCGCCGCAAGATCCTGGTGGGTGGCACAAACGATGCGGGTATCGACTGCAATCGGCTGACGCCCGCCAATCCGCTCGATCACGCGCTCCTGCAGGAATCGCAGCAGCTTGACCTGAAGCGGCAGGGGGATGTCCCCCACTTCGTCCAGGAACAGGGTCCCGCCCTCGGCCAGCTCGATCTTGCCGGGCGTGGTCTTGACCGCACCGGTGAACGCGCCGCGTTCATAGCCGAACAATTCCGCTTCGAGCAGGTTCTCGGGGATCGCCGCGCAGTTGATTGCGACGAACGCGGCGTCCTTGCGTGGACTCTTGTCGTGGACCGCTCGGGCGAGCAGTTCCTTGCCGGTACCGCTCGCGCCAAGCAGCATCACCGACACGTTTGCGCCCGCGACCCTCTCGATCGTGTTCGCAATCTTCTGCATTGCGGGAGCGACGGTGACGATCGAGCCCAATACCGTGGCCGAACCGGACAGGCCCTGCTCGAGGCGGCGGTTTTCCTCCTCGATCGCATGAAGGTGAAAGGCACGTGCGACGATCAGGCCGAGCTGATCGATATCGACCGGCTTGGGGTAGAAATCATAGGCCCCGAGCGCGATGGCCTTCAGGGCGCTTTCGCGTGCGCCGTGGCCGGACGCGACTATGACCTTGGCGTCGGGCTTGATGGCGAGCAGTTCGCTTAGCGTCGCGAAGCCCTCGGTCGTACCGTCGGGGTCCGGTGGGAGACCAAGGTCGAGCGTGACGACGGCTGGCTCGTGGAGGCGAAGCATCTCTATCGCCTGCGCGCGGTTGGAGGCGGTGACGACCCGATAGCCGTCGTAGGCCCATTTCAGCTGGCGCTGCAGCCCTTCGTCATCCTCGACGACGAGCAGGACGGGGAGGTCGTTATTGTCGCTCATGCGCGCTTCCTCTGTACGGACTGTGCCGCTGCCGCGGCCAAATGGATCACGAACTTGCTGCCCCTGCCTGGAGCGCTCTCCACGGCTAGGCGGCCGCCCATCGCATGGACGAGGGCGCGCGCCTCGAATGCACCAATTCCGAAGCCGCCGGCCTTGGTGGAGGCGAACGGCTCGAACAGGCGGGTCCGCACGAACTCGCTGTCCATGCCTGTGCCGCGGTCGATGACCGCGACGCTCGCGCCATGCTCATCGCAGTCCACGCGGACAATCACCGGCGCACCGGCAGGGCTTGCGTCGACGGCATTCTGGACCAGGTGGCCGATCGCCTGATCGAGCAGCAGCGGATCGGCCATGACCCATCCCCCGTCGCCGACAAGCTCGATCGGATGGCCAACGCGTTTTGCCGCAATCGCCCCCGCGACGAGGTCGCGCAGCGGTGTGGCCTCTATCTTGGCCGGTCGAGCGTCCGCCGCCGGCCCTAGGCGAGCGAGCAGGTCGTTCATTTTGCCAACCGAGCTCTTTAAAGTCGCCACCATGTCCGCCCGAAACTCGGGATTGTCGGAATGCCGCTCAGCGTTGCGGGCGACCAGCGACAATTGGCTCACCAGATTCTTAATGTCGTGAAGGATGAAAGCGAATCGCCGGTTGAATTCGTCGAACCTCTGGGCGCGAGCGAGGGCTTGTTGGCCGTGCGCTTCCGCGAGGGTCGCGGCAGCCTGCCGGCCTGCCGTCTTGAGAAGATCGAAATCTTCCCAGTCGAGATCGCGGCGTTGGGGCGGTGCGGCCAGAAGCACCAGCCCTACAAGCCGTCCGGAATGAACCAGCGGAACGCCCGCCCAGGCGTCGTGGCTGTCGACCAGCCATGTCGGCAACGGCAGGCGCGAAGCACCGTCGGCGTCTTCACGCAGGCGATCGAGCGCCATGATCTGAGGCTCGCGCTCCAAATCCTGCCAGCGCAACTGGTCGAGCGGGTCGGCGGCAAAATTGCAGCCGGTCCAGTTCCAGCGCGCGGCCTCACCGATCTGCCCGTGCGGATCGGTCACAAGCAGCATGCCGCCGGGAGACTCCATGATGTCCGCGAAAGCCTTGACCAGCCTCTCCCCGACGGGCGGCGCATCGGGACCGGAATATCCGATGGTATCCGCGAAACGAAGCCACTCGCTCCGATAGTCGTAGCGATGCTCGAACAGATGTTTGGTGAGCTTTACCCGCGCCCAGGCCCGAGCAGAAGGCGACGTCCCTAGGACGAGGCCGGCAACGACCATTGCCGCCAGGACCGCCGCCAGTAGGGGGCGCGACCATTCAACCCCCGACCGCCCAAGCGCGTTGGCAAGGATCGTCATGGTCACGAAATAGGCGCAGATTCCGAGCAGCGAGAGAGACTGGAACGTGGCGTCCCGCGACAGCCGGATACGCCAGCCGTCGGCCTGCCCTGCTGCGAGTGCGAACAGCGGCGCTGTCAACGCGACCGCCAGCCCGCGCCATTCCGTAAGCCACGATGGCGAACCGGTATCGAGATAAGCGAGAGTGTAAAGGTTGAGGTCGACGCCCCAAGTGGCGACCAAAGCCAGCATCGCCGTGCCAATCGATTGTCGGCCTCGGGAATCAGCCTGGGCATAAAGGTTATGGACGAGGACGAGGAGTCCGGCCGCGGCAGTGATCCGGAGCAAAGCCGAGGTGGAAACAAGAGCCGCTTCGGTGCTCATCGCATGGCCCAACAGGTCAGCGACGAGCTGAAGACCGATGACTCCGCCTACGGCAGCATAGACCAGCCTCAAGCCTCGCTGACGCTCGACCTTTTCCCGTCCGCCGGAAAGGCTGTGGAGCAGTGCAAGCCAGACCAGGTTACGGAAGGATTCGGCAAGGCCGGCAAGGACCGACATGGGCCCGATCGCGCTAAGCCACGCCCAGCAAGCAGTAAGTGCGAAACCGGCCAGCAACAAACGCTGGGCAGGCAAATGTACCCCGTGCCTGGAGCGCCACAGGATCAACGCCGAGAAGACGAGGCCGGCGGCGGCGAAGCCGCCGAAGCCAATCACGCTGTTCGTGCCCATCGCTGTCAATTCCGCCGACATGTCGCGGAGTGTCGGATAAATTTACAAACAAAGGCTGAAGAAGGCGCTACAAAGCGAAAATGAGCGATTTCGAGTTGCGGCCGCTGGGGAACAGCGGGTTGAAAGTTGCGCCGCTGGCGCTTGGCGGAAATGTCTTCGGATGGACGGCCGACAAGGAAAGCAGCTTTCGCATCCTCGATGCCTTCGTCGATGCCGGCGGCACGATGATCGACACCGCCGACGTATATTCCGCCTGGGTGCCAGGCCATAGGGGCGGCGAAAGCGAGACGGTCATCGGCGAGTGGCTGGCACGCGATCCCACCAGACGCGACAAGGTAGTGATCGCCACGAAGGTCGGTTTCATGGCCGGGCTCAAGCCCGAGACGATCGGTCCCGCGTGCGATGCATCACTTGAGCGCCTCGGGGTCGAAACGATCGATCTCTATTACCAGCACAAGGACGATGAGAGCATTCCTCTTGCCGAGAGCCTTGGAGCTTTCGAGGAGTTGCGCAGGGCTGGCAAGATTCGCGCGATCGGTCTTAGCAACTTCACTGCGGATCGGGTGGAGGAAGCGCTCGCGGTTTGCGATGCGCAGGGGTTCGCGAAACCCGCAGCGTTGCAAAACTGGTACAATCTTGTCGAGCGCGGAAAGTACGAAGGCGCTCTTCAGGACGTGACCATCGCGGCCGGCCTGTCGCAATTCCCCTATTACGGCCTCGCCAACGGATTCCTCACCGGAAAATACCGGTCTGAAGACGATCTCCAGAAGAGCCCGCGCGGTTTGAGAAATATCGAATATGTCAAAAGTGAGCGCGGGCAGCGTGTGCTCGCCGCGCTTGAAACTGTCGCCGCCGAAACCCGCAGCGCGCTGGCGACGGTCGCGCTCGCCTGGCTAAAGGCCCAGGCCGGTGTGACCGCGCCCATCGCTAGCGCCACCAGCCGCGATCAGCTAGATCAACTCGTCGCGGCCCTGCATCTCGATCTCCGGCCTGAGCAAATAGACACACTGACCGCGGCCAGCGATTAACGCCGAGACGACGCGCCAGCGCGCCCGTTCGGTTCGCGGCGATTTCGCTGCTGGCCTATCTTGTCGTCAAAGGAGTTTGCGTAACAATGGCATGGATGATTGGGCGTACAGCGGCATTGTCGGACCCGGAACGGGCGCGCGCGAAGGCGCTTGCGAAGCTGCAGGGGCTTGTGAAGCTGGACGACCCCGAAGGGGTTGTCGTTCCAATCCTACTCGAGGCGATTTTGATGGTCGAAAGCTATCGCGCCGCGCGCCATCAGATCAGCTTCCTCCCAGAACTGACCGAACGTGTGGACACAATGATCCGCGAGTTGAACCTCACGGAAAAAGCGGATCTCTGGGCTGCTGAGTAGAAGCGCTGTTCTCGGACATTCCCGGAAGTCTGAGCAGGGCTTGCCTTTGCAGCCTCTCGTGGCCCATTTCCATAAACGATGGCGCACGGGGGCATCCAGTTCGAAGGATTTACGCTCGATGCGGCGCAAAGGCAGCTTCGCCGCGGCGATCAAACCGTCGACTTGAGCAGCCGTTATTTCGACGCGCTCGCACTGCTGGTGGCCGAGCAAGGGCGGCTTGTTTCAAAAAATCGTTTCCTCGACGAGGTCTGGCGCGGAGTGCCGGTGACCGATGAAGCATTGACCCAGTGCATCCGAACACTTCGTCGCCAGCTTGGCGACGATGCGTCGAGACCGCGCTTCATCGAAACCGTCCCCAAGCACGGTTATCGCTTCATCGCCCCGGTCACCGTGAATGAAGTCAAGCAGGGCATCGCCATACCGGCAAACCGGGACTTTCACCGGCTAAGCATTGCGGGGACATTTGGCGGGGGATCGCGGGCCTAATAGGCGGCCTGCTCTATGGCGCGGCCGGCGCGTCCCAGCCACTTGGCGCGGGCTCCGGCGCGGTATCCGTCGTGATCGTGTTGGTCGCGCTGACACTGCTTGTCGCGCTGCTCGGGAGCGCCATGGTCAGTGTCGGGATCGCGGCGGCTCACGTCTGGAAGCGCGGGCCATGGTGGGCGACGATCGCCGGAGGCGCGGCCGGCGGCTTACTAGTCGGCGCCTTCGTCCGGCTGCTAGGGATTGATGCATTCAATCTGCTGTTCGGCCGTGCCCCGAGCGGGATGACCGGGGGATTGGAGGGCGCTGCGCTCGGCGCGGTCGCCGGATTCGCGTTTTGGGTCGCCAGCCGCCGCACCGATGCGCGCCTTCGGGGGAAGGTGGCCTTTGCCGGCGCGCTCGGAGCCGCCGCCGGCCTACTGATCGTCGTCCTTGGCGGACACCTGCTCGGCGGCAGCCTGAACCTGCTTGCGCATGAATATGACCAGTCCCGCCTGCGTCTCGGCCAAATCGGCCTGCTTTTCGGAGAGCGCGGTTTTGGACCGGTGAGCGAACTCATCACCGGCGCTCTTGAGGCCGGATTGTTCGCCGCCTGCGTCGTCGGAGCGATTTTGTACGCGCAGCGGCGACTGCTGGAACGGCGGGGCTAGCCCTTCTTCAAAATATCCAATGACAGCGCGGTCATTGCCTCGGTCGCCGTGGAGATAACAGTATCCGCTTCCGGCGCCCAATAAGGCGAATGGAGCGAAGGCAGTTTCGAGGCGTCGCCGCCGGCCGCCTGCCACTTCGCCATCGGCGTCCCGCCAACCCAGAATATCAGGCTCTCAACCGATTTGTCGGCGAGGTAATAGCGGCTGAAGTCCTCACCGCCCATGACCGGCGGGGCTTTCACCGCTCGCTGCTTGCCGAACCGTTCCTCGAACAGCGTTAGCGCCCGGTTCGAAAGGGCGTCGGTATTGAACGTCGCGGGCGTGAACTCTGCTTCGCGAATGGTGACGACCGGCATCCGGTCGTTCGGCATTCCGGCGGCAATCGCCTCGCCCCGGACGATTCGCTGAATCCCGTCGAGCAGGGCTTTTCGCACCTCCGGCTTATAGCTTCGTACAGTCAGCTGAAGCTTCGCCTCGTCAGAAATGATGTTGTGCTTGGCGCCGGCCTGGAAGCTGCCGACCGTGACGACGGCAGGATCGAGCGGATTGTTCTCGCGGCTGACCAAAGTCTGCAAGGCCATGACGATCTTCGACGCGAGGACGATCGGGTCCTTCGTGGTGTGCGGATAGGCGCCGTGGCCGCCGACGCCCTTGACGCTGATGTCGACGCTATCAACGTTGGCCAGCGCATAGCCGGGCGAGATGGCGACGACGCCGGCCGGTGCGGCCGCCGCGTCGTGAAAGGCGATGACCTGGCTCGGCTTCGGGAAGCGGGTATAGAGCCCGTCGTCGAGCATCGCCTTGGCGCCTTCGCCGGTCTCTTCGCCCGGTTGGAGGATCATCACCAGAGTCCCCGACCATTCGGCCTTGCGCGCGGCAAGCTGGCGCGCAGTACCGATGAAGCTGGTCATGTGCGTGTCGTGGCCGCAGGCATGCATGACGCCTGTCTCGACTCCGGATCGAGCAACGGCGCGAACCTTTGACGCGTAGGGCAGTCCGGTCTGCTCGACGACCGGAAGGCCATCCATGTCCGCGCGGATCATCAGGGTTGGCCCGGCGCCGTTCTTCATCACCGCGACAACGCCGGTCTTGCCAACCTTCTCGGTCACGCTGAAACCGAGCTTCTTCATCTCGACGGCGAGCTTGGCCGGCGTGCGAACTTCCTGCATTGACAGCTCGGGATTGGCGTGAAGGTCGCGATAAAGCGTCATCAGCGAAGGCATGTCCGCCTTGACCGCTTCGGCAAGAGTCGCCGCTTGAAGCGGCGTTGCGACCGCGAATGTGGCGGCAGCGAGAAGGAAGCGGCGCATCGGCAGGACTCCGTGGATCATTGGGCGGGGACGAGTTCCATGACATCTGTCAGGGATTCAAAGGCGGGGTAAGGCATAACCATCCGCCAACGGTTAGGACCGATCTTTTCGACAAAGGCGGCGATATCGCGCTCCTCATCCCGGCCGTACTGCATCGCCCGTGTTTCGTCGCCGAGAACCAGGGTGCCGAGAAAGACCTGGCGGAGTGCGTCATTCGGGTAAATGAGGCCGATAGGCCGCTGGGAACCAGTAAGCTTGGCGAAGCCCTGAATTCCCCCTTCGGGATGGATCCGGCAAGTGAAGGCGGGATAGGTCACATAGTCGAGCAGGCCGTTCGACTTTGCGCCGAGCTTGATGACCCGGCAGCGATAGTCGCCGTTCGGAACGGGAACCTGGCCGATCGCCGCGTCGGGCTGAAGCAGCGAACCTTCGCGGTCGATCTCGGCGCCGTGTCCCGCCGCCCGAGCCCGGGCCAATGCGGTCGCAAATGCCTTGCGCCAGTCGCGCAGGCGCTCACGGTCATTCCCGGTCGCGACGAAGCGCCAGTCGCGGGCATTGTCAGCCGACGCCATACGCGGCTCGGCGGTCGTCGCGCACGCGGGGAGGGCGAGGGCTGCAAAAAGTATCAGGGTGCGCATCGTCGGCAAGAGCGTAGCGATGCAATCCGTTGGCGCAAGGTGAACTCTTGCGGTGTTTCGGCGGCTCAGGCGGCGGTCCAGCCGCCATCCATCGAAAGGTTGGCTCCGGTGATCGATGCTGCGCCGTCGGAGCACAGATATAGCGCGAGGCTGGCTACTTCCTGCGGCGTAACGAAGCGTTTCGTCGGCTGTGCAGCGAGGAGCACATCGTTCATCACCTGATCTCGTGTGAGGCCCCGGGTCGCCATCGTGTCCGGAATCTGTTTCTCGACAAGCGGCGTCCAGACATAGCCCGGCGAGATGCAATTGGCGGTCACACCGTCCTTCGCTGCCTCGAGGGCGACGGTCTTGGTGAAGCCGGCGACGCCATGCTTAGCCGAGACATAGGCGCTCTTGTTGGGCGAGGCGACAAGGCTGTGCGCGCTCGCGGTATTGATGATGCGGCCCCAGCCCTTGGCCTTCATTGCCGGCAAGGCATGGCGCGTGGTGTGGAACACCGCGCTGAGGTTGATCGCCAGGATCGCGTCCCATTTTTCGGGCGGGAACTCGTCCACCGGCGAGACATGCTGGATGCCGGCATTGTTCACGAGGATGTCCGGCCCGCCGAGCTCGTCCGCGCAGCGTCGCATCATCTGCTCGATCGCAGCGGGGTCGCTCATGTCCGCACCATCGTGGAGCGCACCGAGCTCTTTCTTGAGCGCTTCGATCTCCGCGTCATCGCCGAAACCGTTGAGCACCACTTTGGCTCCGGCTCCGGACAGCGCCCGAGCGATGGCGAGGCCGATGCCCGAGGTCGAGCCGGTGACGATCGCAACTTTTCCAGTGAGGGTCATTGGCAATCCTTGATTTGGTGGGGTCCGCTTTCGATTGCGCCAAGCCGATTTGCAACCGTTACGGCTGTGAAGCATTGTCGCAGTCGAAACCCGAACAAGGATCGACCATGCGCTTTGACGGCCCCGGCAGCAGCAATTTTGAAGATCGCACGGGCCAGAGCGGAGGCCTTAGCCTCGGCGGTGGCGGGGGTGGCCTGTTCGGCTTGTTGTTCCAGATCGTCGCTTCCAAGTTCGGAATCGTCGGTATCCTCATCCTCGCCCTCGGCTATTGCGCGCTGACCCAGATGGGCGGAAGCGGCGGGGTCGTGGGACAGAAAGAAGGGCCATCGCGGCTCGACCCGGCGACCGGCCAGTTCATGACACAGGTGCTGGGCTCGACCGAGCAGGTATGGGGCGAGCTCTTCCGCCAGGCTGGCGGGCAATACAAGCCCACGACCCTGGTGGCTTATTCCAACGCCAACCAGTCGGGCTGCGGCGCGGCCCAGGCGGCGATGGGACCATTCTATTGCCCGACCGACCAGAAGATTTACATCGATCCGCAATTCTTCGACGAACTTTCGCGCCGCTTCCAGGCACCGGGCGACGCGGCCGCTGCTTATGTCATCGCGCACGAGGTCGGCCATCACATTCAGAACCTCGAGGGTACGCTCGACCGCGCGCGCACCGCGCAGGCAAGCTCTAGCGAAGTCGCCGGCAACCAGATCCAAGTCGGCGTCGAATTGCAGGCCGATTGTTATGCCGGCGTCTGGGCAGCCCGCTCCGGCGCGCTTGAGGCCGGCGACATCGAGGAAGGCATGCGCGCCGCGGAAGCGATTGGCGACGACACGCTTCAGAAGCAGACGCAGGGCCGGATTGTTCCGGAAAGCTTTACGCACGGAAGCTCGGCGCAACGGATGGAGGCGCTCCAGCGAGGCCTCAAGAGCGGAAATCCCGCGGCGTGCAATTACGCACGATAGATCGGGTTTCCAGCCGCAGCTGACATTGTTGATTGGCCTTTTCGCGGACTTGCGAAAGCATGGTCGCGGTTGATAATCTTTTCCCCCGGTAATCTTTGGGGGGAACACCGACATGTTTCACCTGGTTTTCGCCAGCGCAGTCGCCGCTGCCGCACCTGCTGCGCCGGCGGCCGCCACGCCCGCGAAGCCGCGTACATTCATCATGCCGCCGAAAGCGGTCGAACCGTCCGGGCCTATCCGGCAAGTGTCGCTGTCACCGATCTTCGCGAGCGACTTTGTGTGTTCAGAACATTTTGCCGGACAAATTCCCTTCGCAGGTGACGACCTTGGCAGCGATTGCATGGTGACCGGCGGCGTGAGCGACAGTTTCGGTTTTTCAAAGCTTTACAAGAGCGACGGCAGAACCAACGAGGACTGGTACAGTTGGGGCGCGGAAGTGCGCGCTCCGACGGAAGGGACAATTGCAGGCGTAGTCGCCAACGACGGGGTCAACCGGCCGGGGACCATGGGCAAGCCGCCGGCGGGGATGCTCCAAATTCGGCGCTCTGACGGGATCATTGTCGTGCTCGCTCATGTGGCCGACGTGCGGGTGAAGCTTGGCGACCCGGTCAAAGCCGGTCAGCTGCTCGGAGTCGTCGGCAACAACGGAATGGCTCGCAACCCGCATGTTCACGTCGGCGCATGGCGCGAAGCCAATGCCGAACCATTGCAGATCCGCTGGGACCTGCGCGCTGCAGCGGCACTTCGGCAGGAGCAGTAACTTGCCTGAACAGGCTGTCGGGCGAGCGGACTCTCGATAGGCTAGCGCTTCTGGCGCGGAACATATTTCTCGCGTGGCGTCCCGTCGACCGCAAATAGCCGTTCGGTCGGGAACTTGATGGTGACTTGCGAGTTCGGCAGCCGGTGATCGTAAATAGCGCCGAGAAGTCC
The window above is part of the Sphingomonas sp. HDW15A genome. Proteins encoded here:
- the prsR gene encoding PEP-CTERM-box response regulator transcription factor, which produces MSDNNDLPVLLVVEDDEGLQRQLKWAYDGYRVVTASNRAQAIEMLRLHEPAVVTLDLGLPPDPDGTTEGFATLSELLAIKPDAKVIVASGHGARESALKAIALGAYDFYPKPVDIDQLGLIVARAFHLHAIEEENRRLEQGLSGSATVLGSIVTVAPAMQKIANTIERVAGANVSVMLLGASGTGKELLARAVHDKSPRKDAAFVAINCAAIPENLLEAELFGYERGAFTGAVKTTPGKIELAEGGTLFLDEVGDIPLPLQVKLLRFLQERVIERIGGRQPIAVDTRIVCATHQDLAAMQADGRFREDLYYRLAEIVVPIPSLAERPGDAILLARHFVNSFARELNPSVQGIAPDAAEAIDRHSWPGNVRELENRVKRAVIMADGKLITAADLDLATAEEKDVGAMPINLRAAREVADRRAIHQALTRTENNISGAAKLLGISRPTLYDLMKQYQLGA
- the prsK gene encoding XrtA/PEP-CTERM system histidine kinase PrsK yields the protein MGTNSVIGFGGFAAAGLVFSALILWRSRHGVHLPAQRLLLAGFALTACWAWLSAIGPMSVLAGLAESFRNLVWLALLHSLSGGREKVERQRGLRLVYAAVGGVIGLQLVADLLGHAMSTEAALVSTSALLRITAAAGLLVLVHNLYAQADSRGRQSIGTAMLALVATWGVDLNLYTLAYLDTGSPSWLTEWRGLAVALTAPLFALAAGQADGWRIRLSRDATFQSLSLLGICAYFVTMTILANALGRSGVEWSRPLLAAVLAAMVVAGLVLGTSPSARAWARVKLTKHLFEHRYDYRSEWLRFADTIGYSGPDAPPVGERLVKAFADIMESPGGMLLVTDPHGQIGEAARWNWTGCNFAADPLDQLRWQDLEREPQIMALDRLREDADGASRLPLPTWLVDSHDAWAGVPLVHSGRLVGLVLLAAPPQRRDLDWEDFDLLKTAGRQAAATLAEAHGQQALARAQRFDEFNRRFAFILHDIKNLVSQLSLVARNAERHSDNPEFRADMVATLKSSVGKMNDLLARLGPAADARPAKIEATPLRDLVAGAIAAKRVGHPIELVGDGGWVMADPLLLDQAIGHLVQNAVDASPAGAPVIVRVDCDEHGASVAVIDRGTGMDSEFVRTRLFEPFASTKAGGFGIGAFEARALVHAMGGRLAVESAPGRGSKFVIHLAAAAAQSVQRKRA
- a CDS encoding aldo/keto reductase — its product is MSDFELRPLGNSGLKVAPLALGGNVFGWTADKESSFRILDAFVDAGGTMIDTADVYSAWVPGHRGGESETVIGEWLARDPTRRDKVVIATKVGFMAGLKPETIGPACDASLERLGVETIDLYYQHKDDESIPLAESLGAFEELRRAGKIRAIGLSNFTADRVEEALAVCDAQGFAKPAALQNWYNLVERGKYEGALQDVTIAAGLSQFPYYGLANGFLTGKYRSEDDLQKSPRGLRNIEYVKSERGQRVLAALETVAAETRSALATVALAWLKAQAGVTAPIASATSRDQLDQLVAALHLDLRPEQIDTLTAASD
- a CDS encoding transcriptional regulator gives rise to the protein MAHGGIQFEGFTLDAAQRQLRRGDQTVDLSSRYFDALALLVAEQGRLVSKNRFLDEVWRGVPVTDEALTQCIRTLRRQLGDDASRPRFIETVPKHGYRFIAPVTVNEVKQGIAIPANRDFHRLSIAGTFGGGSRA
- a CDS encoding amidohydrolase — encoded protein: MIHGVLPMRRFLLAAATFAVATPLQAATLAEAVKADMPSLMTLYRDLHANPELSMQEVRTPAKLAVEMKKLGFSVTEKVGKTGVVAVMKNGAGPTLMIRADMDGLPVVEQTGLPYASKVRAVARSGVETGVMHACGHDTHMTSFIGTARQLAARKAEWSGTLVMILQPGEETGEGAKAMLDDGLYTRFPKPSQVIAFHDAAAAPAGVVAISPGYALANVDSVDISVKGVGGHGAYPHTTKDPIVLASKIVMALQTLVSRENNPLDPAVVTVGSFQAGAKHNIISDEAKLQLTVRSYKPEVRKALLDGIQRIVRGEAIAAGMPNDRMPVVTIREAEFTPATFNTDALSNRALTLFEERFGKQRAVKAPPVMGGEDFSRYYLADKSVESLIFWVGGTPMAKWQAAGGDASKLPSLHSPYWAPEADTVISTATEAMTALSLDILKKG
- a CDS encoding DUF4893 domain-containing protein — its product is MRTLILFAALALPACATTAEPRMASADNARDWRFVATGNDRERLRDWRKAFATALARARAAGHGAEIDREGSLLQPDAAIGQVPVPNGDYRCRVIKLGAKSNGLLDYVTYPAFTCRIHPEGGIQGFAKLTGSQRPIGLIYPNDALRQVFLGTLVLGDETRAMQYGRDEERDIAAFVEKIGPNRWRMVMPYPAFESLTDVMELVPAQ
- a CDS encoding 3-hydroxybutyrate dehydrogenase — its product is MTLTGKVAIVTGSTSGIGLAIARALSGAGAKVVLNGFGDDAEIEALKKELGALHDGADMSDPAAIEQMMRRCADELGGPDILVNNAGIQHVSPVDEFPPEKWDAILAINLSAVFHTTRHALPAMKAKGWGRIINTASAHSLVASPNKSAYVSAKHGVAGFTKTVALEAAKDGVTANCISPGYVWTPLVEKQIPDTMATRGLTRDQVMNDVLLAAQPTKRFVTPQEVASLALYLCSDGAASITGANLSMDGGWTAA
- a CDS encoding neutral zinc metallopeptidase, which encodes MRFDGPGSSNFEDRTGQSGGLSLGGGGGGLFGLLFQIVASKFGIVGILILALGYCALTQMGGSGGVVGQKEGPSRLDPATGQFMTQVLGSTEQVWGELFRQAGGQYKPTTLVAYSNANQSGCGAAQAAMGPFYCPTDQKIYIDPQFFDELSRRFQAPGDAAAAYVIAHEVGHHIQNLEGTLDRARTAQASSSEVAGNQIQVGVELQADCYAGVWAARSGALEAGDIEEGMRAAEAIGDDTLQKQTQGRIVPESFTHGSSAQRMEALQRGLKSGNPAACNYAR
- a CDS encoding M23 family metallopeptidase, giving the protein MFHLVFASAVAAAAPAAPAAATPAKPRTFIMPPKAVEPSGPIRQVSLSPIFASDFVCSEHFAGQIPFAGDDLGSDCMVTGGVSDSFGFSKLYKSDGRTNEDWYSWGAEVRAPTEGTIAGVVANDGVNRPGTMGKPPAGMLQIRRSDGIIVVLAHVADVRVKLGDPVKAGQLLGVVGNNGMARNPHVHVGAWREANAEPLQIRWDLRAAAALRQEQ